One Neorhizobium sp. NCHU2750 genomic window carries:
- a CDS encoding Abi family protein, translated as MKFEKPSVSIPDQIALLEARGMAVPDYAHAAHCLQHISYYRLRAYWLPLEDAPQASGAHGFQAGTSFDQVLELYIFDRRLRLLVMDAIERIEVSLRGSWAHHLAMKYGPHGYLDPGLYHRPDRYAQAFAKLIEDLKRSKDTFILHYRSRYDDPEHPPIWMTAEVISLGQLSMWYNNLKNRPDRQAIAKVYGLDETVLVSLAHHLTYIRNICAHHGRLWNKQVTVKMIVPTSPASLKLAMNGNAQGRVYNTIAVLGYLMDIVAPNNQWREQIAGLMDSCPLADKAAMGFPSNWKNLPAWN; from the coding sequence ATGAAGTTCGAAAAGCCTTCCGTCTCCATCCCCGACCAAATCGCCTTGCTGGAAGCAAGGGGAATGGCTGTGCCAGATTATGCCCACGCTGCCCATTGCCTCCAGCATATAAGCTATTATCGGCTAAGGGCCTACTGGTTGCCATTGGAGGACGCGCCACAGGCTAGTGGTGCGCATGGGTTTCAAGCTGGAACCTCCTTCGACCAAGTCTTGGAGCTCTACATTTTTGATCGGCGGCTGCGCCTCCTCGTGATGGATGCGATCGAAAGGATTGAAGTATCCTTGCGAGGTAGCTGGGCACATCACCTTGCCATGAAATACGGGCCACACGGCTATCTCGATCCTGGTCTCTATCACCGGCCCGATCGATATGCCCAAGCCTTCGCCAAATTGATCGAGGATCTGAAAAGGTCGAAAGATACCTTCATACTTCATTACAGGAGCAGATACGACGATCCAGAGCACCCACCGATCTGGATGACAGCCGAAGTGATATCGTTGGGGCAACTCTCGATGTGGTATAATAATCTCAAGAACCGGCCGGATCGACAGGCGATCGCCAAGGTTTACGGGTTGGATGAAACGGTTTTGGTATCGCTCGCCCATCACCTGACATACATCCGCAATATTTGTGCCCATCACGGCCGACTTTGGAACAAGCAGGTGACGGTAAAGATGATTGTGCCGACGTCTCCTGCGAGCTTAAAGCTGGCTATGAATGGAAATGCACAAGGGCGAGTCTACAATACCATTGCAGTTCTCGGCTATCTCATGGATATCGTTGCACCGAACAACCAATGGCGCGAGCAGATTGCAGGACTGATGGATTCATGCCCTCTGGCAGACAAGGCCGCGATGGGCTTCCCGTCCAATTGGAAGAATCTGCCTGCTTGGAATTGA
- a CDS encoding TRAP transporter substrate-binding protein, protein MTTFTRRTVLKQMAALPVAGMVLGAPHLALAATPEFSLKYANNLPLSHPLNIRAAEAAQRVAKESNGRVEIAIFPNNQLGGDTDMLGQVRSGGVDMFTPGTMVIATIAPISAITAVGFAFSDYSQIWGAVDGKLGDHIRDAFTKIGLHTFSKMWDNGFRQITTSSKPITNATDLSGLTIRVPVSAMGVSLFKSLGASPTSLQFSEVYSALQTRIVEAQENPLAIMQTAKLYEVQKYCSKTNHSWDGYHFTFNGDTWSSLPDDLQTIIERAFNEAGIQQRADLEKINKGIEGDLSAKGVVFNAPSADSFQEKLQKAKFYDEWKGKFGDEAWALLEASVGKKL, encoded by the coding sequence ATGACCACGTTTACCCGTCGCACGGTTTTGAAGCAGATGGCAGCCCTGCCGGTTGCCGGAATGGTGCTCGGCGCACCACATCTGGCCCTTGCAGCGACACCTGAATTCTCGTTGAAATACGCCAACAACCTGCCGCTCAGCCACCCCTTGAACATTCGTGCCGCCGAGGCTGCACAGCGTGTCGCCAAGGAAAGCAATGGCCGGGTGGAAATCGCGATATTCCCGAACAACCAGCTCGGCGGCGACACCGATATGCTCGGCCAGGTTCGCAGCGGAGGCGTCGACATGTTCACGCCCGGCACGATGGTGATCGCCACCATTGCGCCGATCAGCGCCATCACGGCGGTCGGTTTCGCCTTCAGCGACTACAGCCAGATCTGGGGTGCGGTGGACGGCAAGCTTGGGGATCATATCCGCGACGCCTTCACCAAGATCGGCCTGCATACATTCTCGAAAATGTGGGACAACGGCTTCCGTCAGATCACCACGAGCAGCAAGCCGATCACCAATGCCACCGATCTTTCCGGTCTGACGATCCGCGTTCCGGTCAGCGCCATGGGCGTTTCGCTGTTCAAGTCGCTCGGCGCCTCACCGACCAGCTTGCAATTCAGCGAGGTTTATTCGGCGCTGCAGACGAGGATCGTCGAGGCACAGGAAAATCCGCTGGCCATCATGCAGACGGCCAAACTCTATGAAGTGCAGAAATACTGCTCAAAGACCAATCACAGCTGGGACGGTTATCATTTCACCTTCAACGGCGACACCTGGAGCTCGCTGCCGGACGATCTGCAGACGATCATCGAACGCGCCTTCAACGAGGCAGGCATCCAGCAGCGCGCCGATCTCGAGAAGATCAACAAGGGCATCGAAGGCGATCTTTCCGCCAAGGGCGTGGTCTTCAACGCACCGTCCGCCGACAGTTTTCAGGAAAAGCTCCAGAAGGCCAAGTTCTACGACGAATGGAAGGGCAAGTTCGGTGACGAAGCCTGGGCACTGCTGGAAGCCAGCGTAGGCAAGAAGCTCTGA
- a CDS encoding type II toxin-antitoxin system Phd/YefM family antitoxin → MATTSLTSRELNHDVGRAKKAAEAGPVVITDRGRPSHVLMTYGEFERLTGKRHNLVDALSMPGLSNIDFDPPRSVIATREVDLS, encoded by the coding sequence ATGGCTACTACTAGCTTGACCAGCCGTGAACTGAACCATGATGTTGGCAGAGCGAAAAAAGCTGCTGAGGCCGGACCTGTCGTCATTACAGATCGAGGCAGGCCTTCGCACGTGTTGATGACGTATGGCGAGTTTGAGCGTCTGACAGGTAAGCGTCACAATCTTGTCGATGCGCTTTCAATGCCGGGATTGTCGAACATCGATTTCGATCCGCCTCGGTCTGTCATTGCAACTCGCGAAGTTGATCTCTCTTGA
- a CDS encoding ribulose-bisphosphate carboxylase large subunit family protein gives MQRIRARYLIETPDEPMHVAEVLAGEQSSGTFVRVANESEDLKALTRATVEAIEELQPLSEQSLPNALLSRQGRGGPWRRARVTVSFPPANIGRNLPTLAATLAGNLYDLGETTGLRLEHIDLPSEFRNRFERPRHGVRGTRMLTQVEGRPLIGTIIKPNVGLSAEETGTLVGELCEAGVDFIKDDECNADSEHAPIAQRIPAVMNHVRRWQDKTGKAVMVAFNISDEHEAMLRHADLVAREGGTCVMVSLNWAGFSSVQALRRHTDLVIHGHRNGFGMMSRHPALGMDFQPYQTLWRLTGTDHMHVHGLDGKFSQPNSEVIEGAHNSLAPLADPADSDDIVMPAFSSGQWAGTLPQTAKAVPSGDFLFMCGGGILAHPHGPTAGVRSLHEAWAALAAGRTLAEAAAVDAPSLAAALSFFGRSK, from the coding sequence ATGCAAAGGATCAGGGCGCGTTATCTCATCGAGACGCCCGATGAGCCGATGCATGTTGCCGAGGTTCTGGCCGGCGAGCAGAGCAGCGGAACCTTCGTGAGGGTTGCCAACGAGAGCGAGGATCTCAAGGCCCTGACCCGTGCCACGGTCGAGGCGATCGAGGAACTGCAACCCTTGTCCGAGCAGAGCTTGCCGAATGCTCTTCTTTCCCGGCAGGGGCGTGGCGGACCCTGGCGGCGGGCGCGCGTAACCGTATCCTTCCCGCCCGCCAATATCGGCCGCAACCTGCCGACGCTCGCGGCGACACTTGCTGGCAACCTTTATGATCTCGGTGAGACGACGGGCTTGCGCCTCGAGCATATCGATCTGCCGTCGGAGTTCCGCAACCGCTTCGAACGTCCCCGCCACGGCGTGCGCGGGACGCGCATGCTGACGCAGGTCGAGGGACGGCCGCTGATTGGAACGATCATCAAGCCGAATGTCGGACTGTCTGCGGAGGAGACGGGTACGCTCGTTGGTGAACTCTGTGAAGCGGGTGTGGACTTCATCAAGGACGACGAGTGCAACGCCGATTCCGAGCATGCCCCGATCGCTCAGCGCATCCCGGCCGTGATGAATCACGTCCGGCGCTGGCAGGACAAGACAGGCAAGGCGGTCATGGTCGCCTTCAACATCAGCGATGAGCACGAGGCGATGCTGAGGCATGCGGATCTCGTCGCCCGCGAAGGCGGCACCTGTGTGATGGTAAGCCTGAACTGGGCCGGGTTTTCGTCCGTGCAGGCGCTGCGGCGGCACACCGACCTCGTTATCCACGGGCACCGCAATGGTTTCGGCATGATGTCCCGCCACCCAGCGCTCGGCATGGATTTCCAGCCCTATCAGACGCTGTGGAGGCTGACCGGCACCGATCACATGCATGTCCACGGTCTGGACGGCAAATTCTCGCAGCCGAATTCGGAAGTGATCGAGGGCGCGCATAACAGTCTGGCGCCCCTGGCGGATCCAGCCGACAGCGACGACATCGTCATGCCCGCCTTTTCCTCGGGCCAGTGGGCAGGCACCCTGCCCCAGACGGCGAAAGCCGTGCCGAGCGGCGACTTTCTTTTCATGTGCGGCGGCGGCATCCTCGCCCATCCCCACGGCCCGACGGCAGGCGTCAGGAGCCTGCACGAGGCCTGGGCAGCGCTCGCGGCAGGTCGGACGCTGGCCGAGGCGGCGGCAGTTGACGCGCCCAGCCTTGCTGCGGCGCTATCGTTCTTCGGGAGGTCGAAGTGA
- a CDS encoding VOC family protein, whose protein sequence is MSRFFGEIRQVAYLVPDIEEAMRYWTEVLGVGPFYYNPKVPIVNYTYRGEPHEPHNSVALANAGGLQIELLQTRNDVPSMYRDFQRAGFTGVQHFAYWTEDFDADLAHAAEEGFEVCMSGEVGSNGRFVYFEKKTPGDNNVYPGTVIELSEVAGPKGRLFNLIREASIGWDGSDPVRAFPDLGTL, encoded by the coding sequence ATGAGCAGGTTTTTTGGTGAAATTCGGCAGGTAGCCTATCTCGTCCCGGATATCGAGGAAGCGATGCGCTATTGGACGGAAGTGCTCGGCGTCGGGCCTTTCTATTACAATCCCAAGGTTCCGATCGTAAACTACACCTATCGTGGCGAGCCCCATGAGCCGCACAATTCCGTCGCACTTGCCAATGCCGGCGGGTTGCAGATCGAGCTGCTCCAGACCCGCAACGACGTGCCCTCCATGTATCGCGATTTTCAACGTGCCGGGTTTACCGGCGTGCAGCATTTCGCCTACTGGACCGAGGATTTCGATGCCGATCTGGCCCACGCGGCAGAGGAAGGTTTCGAAGTCTGCATGAGCGGCGAGGTCGGAAGCAACGGTCGCTTTGTCTATTTCGAGAAGAAGACGCCTGGCGACAATAACGTCTATCCCGGCACGGTGATCGAACTCTCTGAAGTTGCAGGTCCGAAGGGGCGCCTTTTCAACCTGATCCGCGAAGCCTCCATCGGATGGGATGGTTCCGACCCGGTGCGGGCATTCCCGGATCTGGGAACGCTCTGA
- a CDS encoding TRAP transporter large permease subunit, which produces MSGGILLEAGSRPASGWRAVIGQVERGVGGCVEIAAAALAFGDIAILLSGVVARCIFRAPIVWSDELAGIFFLWLSMLGAAVALRRGEHMRMTAFVSYAKPQTRVFLEIVAQGAALAFLLLIAYPAYKYAGREAIVSTPALEISNAWRAAALPVGVGLMIVLAVLRLVTRADLTTVAKAVSLVAVLCAAMWLASPILVPLGKLNLIVFFVVIVGAGVFAGVPIAFTFALSTFGFLALTTRTPMVVLVGRMDEGMSHMILLAVPLFVFLGLLIEMTGMARAMIRFLANLLGHVRGGLSYVLIGAIYLVSGISGSKAADMAAIAPVLFPEMKARGANQGDLVALLATTGAQTETVPPSIVLITIGSVTGVSIAALFTGGMLPGLLLGLALCLVVWWRCRKEDLSGIVRASRKEIWWSFLYSLPALALPIIVRTAVVEGVATATEVSTIGIAYATIVGIFVYRCFDAKRLIPMLIETAALSGAIVFIIGAATGMAWALTQSGFASNLATFIASLPGGQVTFMAVSILVFVILGSLLEGIPAIVLFGPLMFPIAHQVGVHEVHYAIVVVLSMGLGLFAPPFGVGYYTACAIGKVDPSLGMRPIWGYMTALAIGIVVIAAWPWLSIGFL; this is translated from the coding sequence ATGAGCGGCGGGATCTTGCTTGAAGCCGGCAGTCGGCCCGCCTCGGGATGGCGGGCTGTCATCGGCCAGGTGGAACGGGGCGTCGGCGGCTGCGTGGAGATCGCAGCCGCGGCGCTTGCCTTCGGCGATATCGCGATTCTCCTGAGCGGCGTGGTTGCGCGATGCATCTTTCGCGCACCCATAGTCTGGTCGGACGAGCTGGCGGGGATCTTCTTCCTGTGGCTGTCCATGCTGGGGGCCGCCGTCGCCTTGCGGCGCGGCGAACATATGCGCATGACGGCCTTCGTCTCCTATGCAAAACCTCAGACGCGCGTGTTTCTGGAAATAGTGGCGCAGGGTGCTGCACTCGCCTTTCTCCTGCTGATCGCCTATCCGGCCTATAAATATGCCGGCCGCGAGGCGATCGTTTCCACGCCGGCACTCGAGATCAGCAATGCCTGGCGTGCAGCCGCCCTGCCCGTCGGTGTCGGCCTGATGATTGTTCTTGCCGTTCTGCGGCTTGTCACGCGCGCCGATCTTACCACCGTCGCCAAGGCGGTGAGCCTGGTCGCAGTGCTGTGCGCCGCCATGTGGCTCGCCAGCCCCATTCTGGTCCCGCTCGGCAAGCTCAATCTCATCGTTTTCTTCGTGGTTATCGTCGGCGCAGGCGTGTTTGCCGGCGTGCCCATCGCCTTCACCTTTGCGCTGTCGACCTTCGGCTTCTTGGCTCTGACCACCCGCACCCCCATGGTCGTGCTGGTCGGGCGTATGGACGAAGGCATGTCGCACATGATCCTTCTTGCCGTGCCACTATTCGTTTTTCTCGGTCTGCTGATCGAAATGACCGGCATGGCGCGCGCCATGATACGCTTTCTGGCCAATCTTCTCGGCCATGTGCGTGGCGGCCTCTCCTATGTGCTGATCGGCGCTATCTATCTGGTCTCCGGCATTTCAGGCTCAAAGGCCGCCGACATGGCGGCCATTGCGCCGGTCCTGTTTCCGGAAATGAAGGCACGCGGCGCTAACCAGGGCGATCTCGTTGCACTTCTCGCAACAACCGGGGCGCAGACCGAAACAGTGCCTCCATCGATTGTTCTGATTACCATCGGTTCGGTCACCGGCGTATCGATCGCGGCACTTTTCACCGGCGGCATGCTTCCGGGTCTGCTGCTGGGACTGGCCCTTTGCCTCGTCGTCTGGTGGCGGTGCCGCAAGGAAGATCTCTCCGGCATCGTCCGCGCAAGCCGCAAGGAAATCTGGTGGAGCTTCCTCTATTCGCTTCCGGCTTTGGCACTTCCGATCATCGTGCGCACGGCGGTGGTCGAGGGTGTCGCGACCGCGACCGAAGTTTCGACCATCGGCATCGCCTATGCCACGATCGTCGGGATTTTCGTCTATCGCTGCTTCGACGCAAAACGGCTCATCCCGATGCTGATCGAGACCGCTGCTCTTTCCGGAGCAATCGTCTTCATCATCGGCGCGGCGACAGGCATGGCCTGGGCTCTGACCCAATCCGGCTTTGCTTCGAACCTGGCGACCTTCATCGCCAGCCTGCCCGGCGGACAGGTCACCTTCATGGCGGTGTCGATCCTCGTTTTCGTCATTCTCGGCAGCCTTCTGGAAGGCATTCCGGCGATCGTGCTGTTCGGCCCGCTGATGTTCCCGATTGCCCATCAAGTGGGGGTGCACGAGGTGCATTATGCAATCGTCGTTGTGCTTTCGATGGGTCTGGGGCTTTTCGCGCCGCCATTCGGTGTCGGTTATTACACCGCCTGCGCCATCGGCAAGGTCGATCCGAGCCTCGGGATGCGGCCCATCTGGGGCTACATGACAGCACTTGCGATCGGCATCGTCGTGATCGCCGCCTGGCCCTGGCTTTCCATCGGATTTCTCTGA
- a CDS encoding type II toxin-antitoxin system VapC family toxin: MKYLLDTNVVSELRKVGDGKADPNVTAWLSAQDARDLYVSAITILELERRILSIQRRDIEQGSRLRAWMDSRVRPEFAERIISIDEAIATRCAHLHIPDRRNEADALIAATAIVHGLVVVTRNIQDFQGTGVVLVDPWRA; this comes from the coding sequence TTGAAATATTTGCTCGACACAAACGTTGTCTCCGAGCTCCGTAAAGTGGGTGACGGTAAGGCTGATCCGAACGTGACGGCTTGGTTAAGCGCGCAGGATGCTCGTGATCTGTATGTGTCTGCGATAACAATTTTGGAGCTTGAGCGTAGGATACTCAGCATCCAGCGGCGTGACATTGAGCAGGGCTCTCGCTTACGAGCCTGGATGGATAGCCGCGTTCGTCCGGAGTTCGCTGAGCGTATCATCTCTATCGATGAAGCAATTGCCACGCGATGTGCCCACTTGCATATTCCGGATCGCCGCAATGAAGCAGATGCACTCATCGCTGCGACAGCGATCGTGCATGGGCTCGTGGTTGTCACACGCAACATTCAAGATTTCCAAGGTACAGGCGTTGTTCTCGTAGACCCGTGGCGTGCCTGA
- a CDS encoding LacI family DNA-binding transcriptional regulator — MTTEPAGAEILGRKVNIAELAAAAGVSTATVDRILNQRGGVRQPTIDRVVLAADQLGFALPATMRRQAPAMRLSFVLPVANNKYLRLLADTIRQSVEELEQYNVRCQVIPIESFNPAVLAEHLMQLAATEDGIAFMALEHPLVREAVKTLSGRGIRLLTLISDLSNAPRAAFVGMDNRSAGRTAGLLLGRFVGTSTQAGNKVVMFAGSLSYRGHEEREMGFRHILTEAYPRLEIIGLREGHDDANSNYKIASALLEQHPEIIGIYNVGGASEGIAKALVEANRQQDVVFIGHGLTAETRALLVQGTLDAVINVTPLTLMRNAIRIFNNLRDGREPTVGVEAAPIGIVLRENLP, encoded by the coding sequence ATGACGACTGAACCCGCTGGCGCCGAGATATTGGGACGCAAGGTGAATATCGCCGAGCTTGCGGCGGCTGCGGGCGTTTCCACCGCCACGGTCGATCGCATCCTCAATCAGCGCGGCGGCGTACGCCAGCCGACGATCGACCGCGTCGTTCTGGCGGCCGACCAGCTTGGCTTTGCGCTGCCGGCAACAATGCGCAGGCAGGCACCGGCAATGCGTCTGTCCTTCGTGCTGCCTGTCGCCAACAACAAGTATCTCCGGCTCCTTGCTGACACGATCCGGCAATCGGTCGAGGAGCTGGAGCAGTATAATGTTCGCTGTCAGGTTATCCCGATCGAAAGCTTCAATCCTGCCGTGCTGGCCGAGCATCTGATGCAACTCGCAGCGACGGAGGATGGCATCGCCTTCATGGCGCTGGAGCATCCGCTTGTACGCGAGGCGGTGAAAACTCTCTCGGGCCGCGGCATTCGTCTGCTGACCCTCATATCCGACCTCTCCAATGCGCCACGGGCAGCCTTTGTGGGTATGGACAATCGTTCCGCCGGCCGCACCGCGGGCCTGCTTCTCGGCCGTTTCGTGGGAACTTCCACGCAGGCTGGAAACAAAGTAGTAATGTTTGCAGGCTCGCTCAGCTATCGCGGCCATGAGGAACGCGAGATGGGTTTCCGGCATATCCTGACAGAGGCCTATCCGAGACTTGAGATCATTGGGTTGCGCGAGGGGCATGACGATGCCAACAGTAATTACAAGATCGCATCGGCTCTGCTCGAGCAGCACCCGGAAATTATCGGTATCTACAATGTCGGGGGCGCCTCGGAGGGTATTGCGAAGGCGCTGGTGGAGGCGAACCGCCAGCAAGATGTTGTCTTCATCGGCCATGGTCTGACAGCAGAGACCCGTGCGTTGTTGGTACAGGGAACGCTGGATGCCGTGATCAACGTGACGCCGCTGACACTGATGCGAAATGCCATACGAATCTTCAACAATCTGCGCGACGGCCGCGAACCAACGGTTGGCGTGGAGGCAGCGCCGATCGGTATCGTACTACGGGAGAACCTGCCTTGA
- a CDS encoding Fic family protein, protein MKWNWQNAEWPNFRYDAARVIPLEQKFLQSAGEVIGAVRHFNEDDSNQLRIELLSDEAIKTSEIEGEYLDRASVQSSLRRQFGLNTDDRQIRPQERGIAEMMADVYRNWHKPLDREELFHWHSMLMAGNRYIETIGDYRKHEDAMQIVSGRLDKPTIHFEAPPSRQIKAEMDTFIAWFNQSGPDGQTSLQALTRAAVGHLYFESIHPFEDGNGRIGRALAEKSLAQNIGQPSLISLAFTIEKNRKSYYSELERHQRTLDITDWIIFFSETILDAQRATLERIDFFIQKAKFYDRFRAKLNERQEKVVARIFKEGTAGFKGGLSAENYISITNTSRATATRDLQQLVEIGVLMRTGERRHTRYSLSLQK, encoded by the coding sequence ATGAAATGGAACTGGCAGAATGCCGAATGGCCAAATTTCAGGTATGACGCAGCACGCGTGATACCGTTGGAGCAGAAATTCCTGCAGTCCGCCGGCGAGGTCATTGGTGCCGTCCGGCATTTCAATGAGGACGACAGCAACCAACTTCGTATTGAACTGCTGAGCGACGAAGCGATCAAGACCTCAGAGATCGAGGGGGAGTATCTGGATCGCGCAAGTGTTCAATCCTCGCTCCGCCGGCAGTTCGGCCTCAACACTGACGATAGGCAGATCCGCCCCCAAGAACGTGGGATCGCGGAGATGATGGCAGATGTCTATCGAAACTGGCATAAGCCGTTGGATCGTGAAGAATTGTTCCATTGGCATTCGATGCTGATGGCCGGAAATCGATACATTGAGACGATTGGTGATTACCGCAAGCATGAAGACGCCATGCAGATCGTGTCAGGTCGATTAGATAAGCCCACAATCCATTTTGAGGCTCCACCATCTCGCCAGATTAAAGCTGAAATGGACACCTTCATCGCATGGTTCAATCAATCCGGTCCAGATGGCCAAACGTCCCTTCAAGCTCTAACGCGCGCGGCAGTAGGCCATCTCTATTTTGAAAGCATTCATCCATTTGAGGATGGTAATGGTCGAATTGGGCGCGCGCTCGCCGAGAAATCCTTGGCCCAAAACATTGGGCAACCAAGCCTCATTTCACTCGCCTTCACAATCGAAAAGAACCGTAAGTCCTACTATTCCGAGCTTGAGCGCCACCAGCGCACGCTTGATATCACCGACTGGATCATTTTCTTTTCAGAGACGATCTTGGATGCTCAACGGGCAACGCTTGAGCGCATAGATTTCTTCATTCAGAAAGCAAAATTCTACGACCGGTTTCGAGCCAAACTGAACGAGCGGCAAGAAAAGGTGGTCGCGCGCATCTTCAAGGAAGGCACAGCGGGCTTCAAGGGCGGCCTAAGTGCAGAAAACTACATCTCGATCACAAACACATCCCGCGCGACAGCGACACGCGACCTTCAGCAACTCGTGGAGATTGGTGTCCTCATGCGTACGGGTGAACGTCGGCACACCCGTTACTCGCTGTCGTTGCAGAAATAA
- a CDS encoding four-carbon acid sugar kinase family protein, translating into MTGGGQAIKYLWYGDDFTGASDTLATFAIAGLKALLCLGVPDATHLAAVGPLDALGIAGAARSMSPEALRREVDPVGRFAQVLRVPLLHYKCCSTFDSSPTVGSLGEAIRTLEHYMPNPLRAIVGGQPSLGRYCAFGNLFAGAGTDGEVFRIDRHPTMAHHPVTPMSEADLRLHLSKQGVPNIDLVDWRQLDGKSDEALDARITVREGRATLFDVLQTGHLQRIGRQLWQSAHLAPLLVVGASSVAEAVIAHWREIGLCNADVPALEIAPARDPVFVLAGSQSALTAVQVEAALAGGSNARYRSVALDIPSIVSDGGAVATTAEQCASLLRQGHSVIAHTGRMMDGGPSQLSVAQAGGRLLADVLKRAPFVRRAGVAGGDTSSLAVEALDIWALGFAGTLSKGVTLTRANSEDIRIDGLELMLKGGQMGGPDLFEKLLGGVR; encoded by the coding sequence GTGACTGGCGGCGGGCAAGCCATCAAATACCTCTGGTATGGCGATGACTTTACCGGTGCGTCCGACACGCTGGCGACATTCGCCATTGCCGGCCTGAAGGCTCTGCTCTGCCTCGGCGTGCCGGATGCCACGCACCTGGCTGCCGTCGGACCGCTTGACGCGCTGGGTATTGCCGGCGCCGCCCGATCTATGTCGCCAGAGGCGCTCCGCCGGGAAGTCGATCCGGTCGGCCGGTTTGCGCAAGTCCTACGGGTTCCGCTCTTGCATTACAAATGCTGTTCGACCTTCGACAGTTCTCCAACAGTTGGCAGTCTTGGCGAGGCTATTCGGACCCTTGAGCACTACATGCCGAATCCGCTCCGCGCCATCGTCGGCGGACAGCCGAGCCTTGGGCGGTATTGTGCCTTCGGCAACCTGTTTGCCGGCGCCGGCACGGATGGCGAGGTTTTTCGCATCGACCGCCATCCGACCATGGCCCATCATCCCGTCACGCCGATGTCGGAAGCCGATCTGCGGCTGCATCTGTCAAAGCAGGGCGTGCCGAATATCGATCTGGTGGACTGGCGCCAACTCGATGGCAAGTCAGACGAAGCGCTCGATGCGAGGATTACCGTAAGAGAGGGCCGCGCCACCCTGTTCGATGTGCTCCAGACTGGGCATCTCCAGCGCATTGGCAGGCAACTTTGGCAGTCGGCACATCTGGCCCCGTTGCTTGTGGTCGGCGCGAGCAGCGTTGCGGAAGCCGTGATTGCGCACTGGCGCGAGATCGGGCTCTGCAACGCAGACGTGCCTGCGCTGGAAATCGCTCCGGCGCGCGATCCGGTCTTCGTGCTCGCAGGCAGCCAATCCGCTTTGACCGCAGTCCAGGTGGAGGCCGCACTCGCCGGTGGATCAAATGCACGCTACCGATCGGTGGCGCTCGATATCCCGTCGATCGTATCAGATGGCGGCGCTGTAGCCACCACCGCCGAACAGTGTGCGAGCCTGTTGCGGCAGGGCCACTCGGTCATTGCCCATACGGGCAGGATGATGGACGGCGGCCCGTCGCAGCTTTCGGTCGCGCAAGCCGGGGGCCGGCTGCTCGCCGACGTGCTAAAGCGTGCGCCTTTCGTTCGCAGGGCAGGTGTAGCAGGCGGCGATACGTCGAGCCTTGCAGTCGAGGCCCTTGACATCTGGGCGCTCGGGTTTGCCGGAACACTGTCGAAAGGCGTCACCCTGACTAGGGCCAACTCCGAAGACATACGCATCGACGGCCTCGAACTGATGCTGAAAGGTGGCCAGATGGGCGGCCCGGATCTATTTGAAAAGTTACTGGGCGGTGTGCGGTAA
- a CDS encoding SDR family oxidoreductase, which translates to MENALAGRLRGKTAVVFGAGSIGEGWGNGKAVAVAFARAGAKVAVIDVNGDAAAVTEKIIREEGGTAQAMAADATSFSDIKSCIDKTLDAFGRIDILHNNVGITSQGGPVETEEATWDKVMAVNVKSMFLTCKAVLPVMEAQASGAIVNIGALGGVRWTGYAYCAYAASKGAVNSFTQSVALQYAAKGIRANCILPGVMDTPHIYSQISGFYADRDEMVAARNRLSPTGSMGDGWDVAHAAVFLASDEAKYINGVELLVDGGMHARCG; encoded by the coding sequence GTGGAAAATGCGCTTGCGGGGCGGCTGCGCGGCAAAACTGCCGTAGTGTTCGGTGCCGGCTCGATTGGAGAGGGATGGGGCAATGGCAAGGCGGTTGCCGTTGCATTTGCGAGGGCGGGCGCCAAAGTCGCCGTGATCGACGTGAATGGCGATGCGGCCGCCGTCACCGAGAAGATTATCCGGGAAGAAGGCGGCACCGCTCAGGCCATGGCCGCCGATGCGACTTCGTTTTCGGACATCAAGTCATGCATCGACAAGACGCTCGATGCGTTTGGGCGGATTGATATCCTGCACAACAATGTCGGCATCACGTCGCAAGGCGGCCCGGTCGAGACCGAAGAGGCCACCTGGGACAAGGTCATGGCGGTCAATGTCAAGAGCATGTTCCTGACTTGCAAGGCAGTTTTGCCTGTGATGGAAGCTCAGGCAAGCGGCGCGATCGTCAATATCGGTGCTCTCGGCGGGGTTCGCTGGACCGGTTATGCCTATTGCGCCTATGCCGCCAGCAAGGGCGCCGTGAACAGCTTTACCCAGAGCGTTGCCCTGCAATATGCAGCAAAGGGCATTCGCGCCAACTGCATTCTACCGGGCGTGATGGATACCCCGCATATATATAGTCAGATCTCGGGTTTTTATGCTGACCGCGACGAGATGGTCGCCGCCCGTAACCGGCTTTCGCCAACCGGCAGCATGGGGGATGGCTGGGATGTTGCCCATGCCGCGGTCTTCCTCGCGAGCGACGAGGCGAAATATATCAATGGCGTTGAATTGCTGGTCGATGGCGGCATGCATGCAAGGTGCGGCTGA